One Henriciella litoralis genomic window carries:
- a CDS encoding 5-(carboxyamino)imidazole ribonucleotide synthase, producing the protein MKPLPPGAVIGILGGGQLGRMLAGAAARLGFDVNIFCPGESPPAARVCARHFDADYDDKAALKAFAEACDVITYEFENIPVASVAHLVSLGAEVRPGAKSLDVSQDRLAEKQFLNAIGIETGRFEPVASIAELENALKALGGEGLLKTRREGYDGKGQARVKTGDDLAAAFAAIGEVPAILEALVPFEREISVVIARGADGKTTAFDPSMNDHSGGILKRSTAPCGLSEDVIANARKLAEKLAAETGHIGVLALELFVLKDGTLLANEMAPRVHNSGHWTPEACATGQFEQHIRAVAGWPLGPVTRHFNVEMENLLGEEALAPPESYPVGTILTLYGKREAKAGRKMGHVVRRTGPAGQT; encoded by the coding sequence ATGAAACCCCTGCCACCCGGCGCGGTTATCGGCATTCTCGGCGGCGGTCAGCTTGGCCGTATGCTGGCAGGTGCAGCGGCGCGTCTTGGTTTTGACGTCAATATTTTCTGCCCCGGGGAAAGCCCCCCGGCCGCCCGCGTGTGCGCCCGTCACTTCGACGCTGACTATGACGACAAGGCCGCTCTGAAAGCCTTTGCAGAAGCCTGCGACGTCATCACCTATGAGTTCGAGAACATCCCCGTCGCATCGGTCGCCCACCTTGTCAGCCTTGGCGCAGAGGTCCGCCCCGGCGCAAAATCGCTAGACGTCTCGCAGGACAGGCTTGCGGAGAAACAGTTCTTAAACGCCATCGGCATTGAGACAGGCCGGTTCGAACCGGTCGCCAGCATCGCTGAGCTTGAAAACGCCCTCAAAGCACTCGGCGGAGAAGGCCTCTTGAAGACGCGCCGCGAAGGCTATGACGGCAAGGGTCAGGCGCGCGTCAAAACCGGCGATGATCTTGCCGCCGCGTTCGCCGCGATTGGCGAGGTGCCTGCGATCCTCGAAGCCCTCGTCCCGTTTGAACGAGAGATTTCCGTCGTGATCGCCCGCGGCGCCGACGGTAAGACCACCGCCTTCGACCCCAGCATGAACGACCATAGTGGCGGCATCCTGAAACGCTCGACCGCACCCTGCGGCCTCAGCGAAGACGTCATCGCTAACGCCCGAAAGCTTGCTGAAAAGCTCGCAGCGGAAACCGGCCATATCGGCGTTCTCGCGCTTGAACTCTTCGTCCTGAAAGACGGCACGCTGCTCGCCAATGAAATGGCGCCGCGCGTCCACAATTCAGGCCACTGGACGCCCGAAGCCTGCGCCACCGGCCAGTTCGAACAGCATATCCGCGCCGTCGCCGGCTGGCCGCTCGGTCCCGTAACCCGCCATTTCAATGTCGAGATGGAAAACCTGCTCGGCGAAGAAGCCCTCGCCCCGCCAGAGAGCTATCCCGTAGGCACAATCCTTACCCTCTATGGCAAGCGCGAGGCGAAGGCCGGTCGCAAGATGGGCCATGTGGTCCGGAGGACCGGGCCTGCTGGACAGACCTGA
- a CDS encoding cytochrome P450, producing MADTATKIFHNLERPVTTVRDKLMEFHLDRDAPIPSPSEVDMDTFDVLDPELWRRNAFWDFFEWMRDNDPLHYTPDSFSGPYWSITRHEDVMKVDIDHKRFSSSWEYGGITLGEPFDDFELPMFIAMDEPRHSEQRKTVQPAVAPNMLKEFEPLIRSRTQGLLDSLPVGEPFDWVDTVSIELTTMMLATLFDFPFEDRRKLTRWSDIAVNPYNPDICPGGVDQWKQELMECLTTFMGLYQERQAQPLKNDLISLLAHGEKTKNMTPMELLGNVILLIVGGNDTTRNSMTASVYGLNKFPEEYDKLKADPSIIPNMVSEVIRWQTPLAYMRRTALEDVEMHGKTIKKGDQVAMWYVSGNRDERFWKQDPERLIIDRDQARNHISFGFGIHRCVGNRLAELQLRILWEEIMERFEHIEVLEEPLRTPHSFVKGYTWMPVICHPKK from the coding sequence ATGGCAGACACAGCAACCAAGATTTTCCACAATCTCGAACGCCCGGTCACGACCGTGCGTGACAAGCTCATGGAATTCCACCTCGACCGCGACGCCCCGATCCCGTCGCCATCAGAAGTCGATATGGACACCTTCGACGTACTCGACCCTGAGCTGTGGCGCCGCAATGCCTTCTGGGACTTCTTCGAGTGGATGCGCGACAATGATCCGCTCCACTACACACCCGACAGCTTCTCAGGTCCGTACTGGTCGATCACGCGACACGAAGATGTGATGAAGGTCGATATCGACCATAAGCGCTTCTCCTCCAGCTGGGAATATGGCGGCATTACCCTCGGCGAACCCTTCGATGATTTCGAACTGCCAATGTTCATCGCCATGGACGAACCGCGCCACTCAGAACAGCGCAAGACCGTCCAGCCAGCCGTTGCCCCGAACATGTTGAAAGAGTTCGAACCCCTTATCCGTTCGCGGACCCAGGGCCTGCTCGACAGCCTGCCGGTCGGCGAGCCGTTTGACTGGGTCGACACCGTTTCGATCGAGCTGACCACGATGATGCTGGCCACCCTGTTCGACTTCCCGTTCGAGGATCGCCGCAAGCTGACCCGCTGGTCAGACATCGCTGTGAACCCGTACAATCCGGACATCTGCCCTGGCGGCGTCGACCAGTGGAAGCAGGAGCTGATGGAGTGCCTGACGACCTTCATGGGTCTCTATCAGGAGCGTCAGGCCCAACCGCTCAAAAATGATCTGATCAGCCTGCTCGCGCATGGCGAGAAGACCAAGAACATGACGCCGATGGAACTGCTCGGCAACGTCATCCTTCTCATTGTTGGTGGCAATGACACGACCCGCAACTCGATGACGGCGTCGGTCTACGGCCTCAACAAATTTCCCGAAGAATATGACAAGCTGAAAGCTGATCCGTCGATCATTCCGAATATGGTCTCCGAGGTCATCCGCTGGCAGACACCTCTCGCCTATATGCGCCGTACCGCGCTTGAAGACGTCGAGATGCACGGCAAGACCATCAAAAAAGGCGACCAGGTCGCCATGTGGTATGTCTCTGGCAACCGAGACGAGCGCTTCTGGAAGCAAGATCCTGAGCGTCTCATCATCGACCGCGATCAGGCTCGCAATCACATTTCATTCGGCTTCGGCATTCACCGCTGCGTCGGCAACCGCCTGGCAGAACTTCAGCTGCGCATCCTCTGGGAAGAGATCATGGAGCGGTTTGAGCACATTGAAGTGCTCGAAGAGCCCCTGCGTACGCCGCACTCCTTCGTGAAGGGCTACACCTGGATGCCAGTGATCTGTCATCCTAAGAAGTAA
- a CDS encoding acetyl-CoA carboxylase carboxyltransferase subunit alpha, with translation MPTTYLDFEKPIAELETKIAELESISQTGDGPSLSDELKKLKDKAAKQLKDTYSSLTPWRKTQVARHPERPHFSNYVEHLFDDFQELAGDRVFGNDEAVLGGLATFRGRSVVIMGHEKGTNTESRLRHNFGMAHPEGYRKAVRLMDLAERFKLPVLSFVDTAGAFPGKAGEERGQAEAIARSTERCLTLTVPMVSLIIGEGGSGGAIAIAAANKVLMMEHSIYSVISPEGCASILYRDSGKARDAAEAMKITSDDLLKLKVIDAIVKEPMGGAHRDPQRAISQAGKAIDKALGDLDGLSATELKRQRRERFYAIGREGLN, from the coding sequence ATGCCTACGACATATCTCGATTTTGAAAAGCCGATCGCCGAGCTTGAGACCAAGATTGCCGAGCTGGAATCCATCTCGCAAACAGGTGACGGACCCTCTCTTTCCGATGAGCTGAAGAAGCTCAAGGACAAAGCGGCCAAGCAGCTGAAGGATACCTATTCCTCGCTGACGCCATGGCGCAAGACGCAAGTCGCCCGCCATCCAGAGCGCCCGCACTTCAGCAATTATGTCGAACATCTGTTCGATGACTTCCAGGAACTGGCCGGTGACCGTGTCTTCGGCAATGACGAAGCCGTGCTGGGCGGCCTTGCGACTTTCCGCGGGCGCAGTGTCGTCATCATGGGCCATGAAAAGGGCACCAACACCGAAAGCCGCTTGCGGCATAATTTCGGCATGGCGCACCCGGAAGGCTATCGCAAAGCCGTCCGCCTGATGGACCTGGCTGAGCGCTTCAAGCTGCCGGTGCTGAGCTTTGTTGATACCGCTGGCGCATTCCCCGGCAAGGCCGGCGAAGAGCGCGGGCAGGCTGAGGCGATTGCCCGGTCGACCGAGCGGTGCCTGACTCTGACCGTGCCGATGGTCTCGCTGATCATTGGCGAGGGCGGCTCCGGCGGCGCGATTGCCATCGCGGCGGCCAATAAGGTGCTGATGATGGAGCACTCCATCTATTCGGTGATCTCGCCTGAGGGCTGCGCATCCATTCTCTATCGCGACTCCGGCAAGGCGCGCGATGCGGCAGAAGCGATGAAGATTACCTCAGACGACCTGCTGAAGCTGAAAGTGATCGACGCGATTGTGAAAGAGCCGATGGGCGGCGCGCACCGCGATCCGCAGCGTGCCATCAGCCAGGCCGGAAAAGCCATCGACAAGGCGCTTGGTGATCTCGACGGTCTGTCGGCCACCGAGCTGAAACGTCAGCGTCGTGAACGCTTCTACGCGATTGGCCGCGAAGGGCTTAACTAG
- a CDS encoding DMT family transporter, whose product MAWIVLGIAGLLEVVWAYFMKQSAGFTKLWPSVITLTAMIGSFALLSWSMRVLPLGTAYTVWTGIGAVGAFILGIMFLGESMTPMRIAAAVLILSGLVLMRLSATS is encoded by the coding sequence ATGGCGTGGATTGTCCTTGGTATTGCCGGACTGCTGGAAGTGGTCTGGGCCTATTTCATGAAACAATCTGCCGGGTTCACGAAGCTCTGGCCGAGCGTCATCACGCTGACGGCGATGATTGGCAGCTTCGCGCTGCTCTCATGGTCGATGCGGGTCTTGCCACTCGGGACGGCCTATACGGTCTGGACCGGCATAGGCGCTGTCGGGGCCTTTATTCTTGGGATTATGTTTCTGGGGGAGAGCATGACGCCGATGCGGATTGCAGCGGCGGTGCTGATCCTGTCCGGCCTTGTCCTGATGCGCCTGTCAGCGACGAGCTGA
- a CDS encoding TraR/DksA family transcriptional regulator: MKRSDDPGRPPRHLPPPQTDPSEAGFRRAPRHDPGCDLHRIDAALRRLDNGRFGHCLYCGDQISFRRLNRDPAIESCSTCNEG, from the coding sequence ATGAAACGTAGTGACGATCCGGGACGCCCTCCCAGACACCTGCCTCCGCCGCAGACCGACCCGTCTGAAGCCGGTTTTCGCCGTGCGCCAAGACATGATCCGGGCTGCGACCTTCATCGCATCGACGCAGCGTTGCGGCGCCTCGACAATGGCCGCTTTGGCCACTGTCTCTATTGCGGCGACCAGATCAGCTTTCGCCGTCTGAACCGCGATCCGGCCATCGAAAGCTGCTCGACCTGCAATGAAGGCTGA
- a CDS encoding COQ9 family protein → MTARRASIRLQDEWLDALMPHIEDMGWTDEAVTLSAREAGLGSDEKALAAPNGVPDLIERFFDRAEEDMLAALEAQDLSALRTHEKVAAGIKAWLSVLAPHREAVKRAAVRGFAPWNAPAAAKRTWKTADAIWLAAGDTAEDYNRETKRALLSAVLPQIVLYWQDEPSEEDLDAFIEKRLQGAMKFGQWGSKFAKPGLDLLDRLRGRGETD, encoded by the coding sequence ATGACAGCAAGAAGAGCGTCAATACGACTGCAGGATGAGTGGCTTGATGCGCTCATGCCACACATCGAAGATATGGGATGGACGGATGAAGCCGTTACCCTATCAGCGCGTGAAGCGGGACTTGGTTCCGATGAAAAAGCACTCGCCGCCCCAAATGGCGTGCCGGATTTAATCGAACGGTTTTTCGACAGGGCCGAAGAAGACATGCTGGCCGCGCTTGAGGCGCAGGATTTGTCGGCGTTACGCACGCATGAAAAGGTCGCTGCGGGCATTAAGGCCTGGCTAAGCGTGCTGGCGCCTCATCGTGAGGCTGTGAAACGTGCAGCAGTGCGCGGCTTTGCACCGTGGAACGCGCCTGCTGCCGCCAAGCGGACGTGGAAGACGGCGGACGCGATCTGGCTCGCAGCAGGCGACACCGCAGAAGACTATAACCGCGAAACCAAGCGGGCGCTGCTTTCGGCGGTGCTGCCGCAGATCGTGCTCTATTGGCAGGATGAGCCCTCCGAAGAGGACCTCGACGCGTTTATCGAGAAGCGGCTGCAGGGCGCGATGAAGTTTGGCCAGTGGGGCTCAAAGTTTGCCAAGCCCGGGCTGGACCTGCTGGACCGGCTCAGAGGGCGCGGGGAGACCGATTAG
- a CDS encoding SDR family NAD(P)-dependent oxidoreductase, translating into MDKPVTLILGLGQLTGEAVARRFADAGHAVIACDSQAKRVEKFSDNLRDKALVQQEDLHTRIGLKNCLAAAIEAYGHVDHIVSVPPLPPKTALAELDLGEFEKLHVKSVRGAILTLQLFEKYVARRVEEAGDTMGRRRQLGTVTFVLSLSAHQINEGDFADAVVQHAILGVMRAAAVDLAPKSIRSNAICALRPRAENEEPWLKKRTPLGRASLADEIAEAALYLSLPSSAIITGETLTMDGGRSRLSGIIDEFDD; encoded by the coding sequence ATGGACAAACCCGTTACACTCATCCTTGGCCTCGGCCAGCTTACTGGCGAAGCCGTCGCCCGGCGTTTTGCAGACGCTGGCCACGCCGTCATTGCCTGTGACTCGCAGGCCAAGCGCGTTGAGAAGTTCTCCGACAATTTACGAGACAAGGCACTGGTGCAGCAGGAAGACCTGCACACCCGTATCGGCCTGAAGAATTGCCTCGCAGCCGCGATCGAGGCCTATGGCCATGTCGATCATATTGTGTCCGTGCCGCCCCTGCCGCCCAAGACGGCGCTGGCGGAGCTCGACCTTGGAGAGTTTGAAAAGCTGCATGTGAAATCCGTGCGCGGCGCCATTCTCACGCTTCAACTCTTTGAAAAATATGTCGCCCGGCGCGTTGAAGAGGCCGGCGATACAATGGGGCGCCGACGGCAATTGGGAACGGTGACTTTCGTTCTTTCGCTATCGGCACACCAGATCAATGAAGGCGATTTTGCCGATGCGGTCGTTCAGCATGCCATTCTGGGTGTGATGCGCGCGGCCGCGGTTGATCTGGCGCCAAAGAGCATCCGCTCGAATGCCATTTGTGCGCTGCGCCCGCGCGCTGAGAATGAAGAGCCGTGGCTGAAAAAGCGTACCCCGCTCGGTCGTGCGAGCCTCGCCGACGAAATTGCCGAAGCCGCGCTTTATCTCTCTTTGCCATCCTCAGCGATCATTACGGGCGAGACCCTGACCATGGATGGCGGGCGCTCTCGCCTCAGCGGTATTATCGACGAGTTTGACGACTAG
- the rpsU gene encoding 30S ribosomal protein S21, whose amino-acid sequence MARAGPEQTNGDLNIVQIVVRDNNVEQALRALKKKMQREGLFREMKSRTHFEKPSEKKARQKAEAVRRARKLARKRAQREGLA is encoded by the coding sequence ATCGCTCGGGCAGGCCCCGAGCAAACCAATGGAGATTTGAACATCGTACAGATCGTCGTCCGCGACAACAATGTCGAACAAGCCCTACGCGCCCTAAAAAAGAAGATGCAGCGTGAGGGTCTCTTCCGGGAAATGAAATCCCGTACCCATTTTGAGAAGCCTTCCGAAAAGAAGGCTCGCCAGAAGGCAGAAGCTGTGCGCCGCGCTCGCAAACTTGCTCGTAAGCGCGCCCAGCGTGAGGGTCTGGCCTAG
- a CDS encoding GGDEF domain-containing protein: protein MSEAHKDSNAHYAPEPPLSDSDQLLRAIDIEPRELELNVSAAFRALAEEVLFLRGKVTRLEADLVAAEALADRDVLCPVLNRRAFERELSREIALARRHETPLCLIYLDLDDFKLVNDRFGHACGDEMLKRVCDVIRAQVRQSDVVGRLGGDEFAVILSHAELADCQIKADRIREEIEAMNVVSGHADESGRPGMGASCGIVQWGGQRSSELLIAQADEAMYRSKAARKTGKV, encoded by the coding sequence ATGAGCGAAGCACACAAAGACTCAAATGCACATTACGCGCCCGAGCCGCCTCTGTCCGACAGTGACCAGCTGTTGCGGGCCATCGATATTGAGCCGCGCGAGCTTGAGCTGAATGTGTCCGCCGCGTTCCGGGCGCTGGCGGAAGAAGTGCTGTTTCTGAGGGGCAAAGTGACCCGGCTTGAGGCCGATCTCGTTGCTGCCGAGGCGCTGGCCGACCGGGATGTGCTTTGCCCGGTCTTGAACCGGCGGGCCTTTGAGCGGGAGCTGTCGCGTGAAATCGCGCTCGCCCGGCGCCATGAGACGCCGCTGTGCCTCATCTATCTCGACCTTGATGACTTCAAGCTGGTCAATGACCGGTTCGGTCATGCGTGCGGGGATGAGATGTTGAAGCGGGTCTGCGATGTCATCCGCGCGCAGGTGCGTCAGAGTGATGTTGTCGGGCGTCTGGGTGGGGACGAGTTTGCGGTGATCCTGAGTCATGCAGAGCTTGCCGATTGCCAGATCAAGGCAGACCGGATCCGCGAAGAGATTGAGGCAATGAATGTGGTGTCGGGCCATGCGGATGAAAGCGGGCGCCCTGGTATGGGCGCGTCATGTGGCATTGTTCAGTGGGGCGGCCAACGGTCCAGCGAACTGCTCATCGCGCAGGCGGATGAGGCCATGTATCGGTCCAAGGCCGCCCGTAAAACGGGCAAGGTCTGA
- a CDS encoding GFA family protein yields the protein MTATCACGSVSVSIEDRPAFIFDCNCNMCRKTGAAWGYFQPGAVTTEGATSAFSRTDKPSPAVAVHSCPNCGSTTHWVRTEDFIAGHGNDMAGVNMRLFDPDALAGIEVQYPDGKSWTGDGPFGFRRPALTISEETPW from the coding sequence ATGACAGCGACCTGCGCGTGCGGCTCGGTTAGCGTTTCCATTGAAGACCGCCCGGCTTTCATCTTCGACTGCAATTGCAATATGTGCCGCAAGACGGGCGCAGCCTGGGGCTATTTCCAACCCGGCGCGGTGACCACCGAAGGTGCAACATCCGCCTTCTCGCGGACAGACAAGCCGTCACCCGCCGTCGCTGTTCATTCCTGCCCGAACTGTGGATCAACGACGCATTGGGTCCGCACGGAAGATTTCATCGCAGGGCACGGCAATGACATGGCGGGCGTGAATATGCGCCTGTTCGATCCGGACGCGCTCGCCGGAATCGAAGTGCAATATCCAGATGGCAAATCCTGGACAGGGGACGGTCCGTTCGGCTTTCGCCGCCCTGCCCTCACCATCAGCGAAGAAACGCCCTGGTAG
- a CDS encoding ABC transporter permease: MRSIYLVARRDYLGYVQAWGFWLGLMLTPILMAVGIMAPSWAAASQPTRYYTVIESGTAFADALRAELDEDRIDRARLLLDPTGALNDTPSEKVEAFDAAIDSGASVQEALDAAGGAQVQLPQADFISVPPPADTEEAIRPYLLGDKTVETPTGPQPLFAAVFVPEGSGEIEYWSENVTSDTLLRQVRSAERSLTEKRVFEAAGVSPGILRQAAEQSRTVAERRARPASSDSGSAVTLADRAPYYASIIMAFMLWFLIFSVVNYLLMGTIEERSNKIFDSLLTSVKLPHMLAGKLLAVLAVALTLMGVWAMGAVIMANSFGSMMDPSLREGVFSVAGAVLRPELLAPAILSFVLGYLMYGAVFLALGSLCDTIQEAQTLMTPLIVLLMVPLFMITVAISDAESPILSIMSWIPFFTPFLLILRIPTGLPFLEIAGLLILMIVASLTVLWLASRVYRAGAVHGAGVGDVGKWFGKIIPGKKKEPS; this comes from the coding sequence ATGCGGTCTATCTATCTCGTCGCCCGCCGTGACTATCTTGGTTATGTGCAGGCCTGGGGGTTCTGGCTTGGCCTGATGCTGACGCCGATCCTGATGGCGGTCGGCATCATGGCGCCAAGCTGGGCGGCGGCGTCACAGCCCACGCGTTATTATACGGTCATCGAAAGCGGCACGGCCTTCGCGGACGCGCTGAGAGCCGAGCTTGATGAGGACCGTATCGACAGAGCGCGTTTGTTGCTTGATCCAACGGGGGCTCTGAACGACACACCGAGCGAGAAAGTGGAAGCCTTTGACGCGGCCATCGATTCAGGTGCGAGCGTCCAGGAGGCGCTGGATGCTGCTGGCGGGGCGCAGGTTCAGCTGCCCCAGGCTGATTTTATAAGCGTGCCTCCACCCGCCGACACCGAGGAGGCGATCCGGCCCTATCTCCTGGGGGACAAGACCGTCGAGACGCCAACTGGCCCGCAGCCGCTCTTCGCGGCCGTGTTCGTGCCCGAGGGTAGCGGCGAGATCGAATATTGGAGTGAGAACGTCACGTCTGACACCCTGTTGCGGCAGGTCCGCTCTGCCGAACGGTCGCTCACTGAAAAGCGTGTTTTTGAGGCTGCTGGTGTCAGCCCGGGTATTTTGCGCCAGGCGGCGGAGCAATCGCGCACGGTTGCAGAGCGGCGCGCAAGGCCCGCCTCGTCCGATAGCGGGTCAGCGGTCACGCTGGCGGACCGCGCGCCTTACTACGCCTCGATCATCATGGCCTTCATGCTGTGGTTCCTGATCTTCTCTGTCGTCAACTATCTGCTGATGGGCACGATTGAGGAGCGGTCAAACAAGATCTTCGACTCGCTGCTGACCTCGGTGAAGTTGCCGCACATGCTGGCGGGCAAATTGCTCGCTGTTCTCGCCGTCGCGTTGACGCTGATGGGTGTCTGGGCCATGGGCGCGGTGATCATGGCCAATTCATTCGGCTCAATGATGGACCCGTCTCTGCGTGAAGGCGTCTTCTCAGTGGCGGGCGCGGTCTTGCGGCCAGAGCTGCTCGCGCCAGCCATCCTCAGCTTTGTGCTGGGCTATCTCATGTATGGCGCGGTGTTCCTGGCGCTCGGGTCGCTTTGTGATACGATCCAGGAAGCGCAGACATTGATGACCCCGCTGATTGTGTTGCTGATGGTGCCGCTCTTCATGATCACGGTGGCGATTTCAGATGCGGAGTCGCCGATCCTCTCGATTATGAGCTGGATCCCGTTCTTCACGCCCTTCCTGTTGATCCTGCGGATCCCGACAGGCCTGCCATTCTTGGAGATTGCCGGGCTGCTGATCTTGATGATCGTCGCGTCGCTGACCGTCTTGTGGCTCGCTTCACGCGTTTACCGCGCTGGCGCTGTGCATGGGGCAGGGGTTGGCGATGTCGGCAAATGGTTTGGCAAGATCATTCCGGGGAAGAAGAAGGAGCCTAGCTGA
- a CDS encoding ABC transporter ATP-binding protein → MTAAPLEMEAVTKRFGFFTAVKDLSLSVPQGSITGFLGPNGAGKSTSLRMALGVLSPDEGRVSLFGGPPDIASLRRVGFLPEERGLYKKMSPRAIISYFGRLKGMSAGESRDRADELLERMGLAEFGRSRISKLSKGMAQKVQILSALAHRPDFLILDEPFSGLDPVNQQGLEDMIIEEHKRGATILFSTHVMEHAERLCDSIVMMARGRKVFDGTLDEAFGALGRAALIGVTEGFDLQAALAPKGFVDVERQGDVWRVSLPTGLGEQDALRAAIDAGAPITSFRPEDAKLRDVFVSLVSEAEAEDLRQSLAGQTKVEAA, encoded by the coding sequence ATGACTGCAGCGCCATTGGAAATGGAGGCCGTCACCAAACGGTTTGGTTTTTTTACCGCCGTGAAGGATCTCAGCCTGTCCGTCCCGCAAGGCAGCATCACCGGATTTCTCGGGCCGAACGGGGCCGGTAAATCGACCAGCCTGCGTATGGCGCTGGGCGTGCTGAGCCCCGATGAGGGCCGGGTGAGCCTGTTCGGCGGGCCCCCTGATATCGCCTCGCTGCGGCGAGTTGGCTTCCTGCCGGAAGAGCGCGGCCTCTACAAGAAAATGAGCCCACGGGCGATCATCTCCTATTTCGGGCGTCTGAAAGGCATGAGCGCGGGCGAGTCCCGCGACCGGGCCGACGAGTTGCTGGAGCGTATGGGGCTGGCCGAGTTTGGCCGCTCACGTATCTCCAAACTATCCAAGGGCATGGCGCAGAAGGTGCAAATCCTGTCCGCGCTCGCGCATCGGCCTGACTTTCTGATCCTCGACGAGCCATTTTCCGGCCTCGACCCGGTCAACCAGCAAGGGCTGGAGGACATGATTATTGAGGAGCACAAGCGCGGCGCGACGATCCTGTTTTCGACCCATGTGATGGAGCATGCCGAGCGGCTTTGCGATTCCATCGTGATGATGGCGCGGGGCCGCAAGGTTTTCGATGGCACGCTGGACGAGGCGTTCGGCGCGCTTGGCCGTGCGGCGCTGATCGGTGTGACGGAAGGCTTTGATCTTCAAGCTGCGCTGGCCCCGAAAGGCTTTGTCGATGTTGAACGCCAGGGCGATGTCTGGCGCGTGTCGCTGCCGACCGGACTTGGTGAGCAGGATGCGCTTCGCGCCGCCATCGATGCCGGCGCCCCCATCACAAGCTTCCGGCCAGAGGATGCCAAACTGCGGGACGTGTTTGTGTCGCTGGTGTCTGAGGCAGAGGCAGAGGATCTGCGCCAGTCGCTGGCCGGGCAAACCAAAGTGGAGGCGGCGTAA
- a CDS encoding DUF2244 domain-containing protein translates to MQTGASTVYFDATLTPNTALSPKAFLVVMSLVGAMSFVGGMMFLSIGAFPVFGWFGLDALAIWFAFRMNFRNLKEQTQVHVTAENIRLTHGRPGSEPREATLPTAFTRISLDYPDRKPSELRLAHGQTAYVIGRFLTPRERKSLFRALETAVANARAERYA, encoded by the coding sequence ATGCAGACAGGTGCCTCGACCGTATATTTCGACGCGACCCTGACGCCTAATACGGCGCTCAGCCCGAAAGCGTTTCTCGTCGTGATGAGTCTCGTCGGGGCGATGAGCTTTGTCGGCGGCATGATGTTCCTGTCGATCGGCGCCTTTCCGGTCTTCGGCTGGTTTGGCCTCGATGCCCTGGCCATCTGGTTCGCCTTCCGCATGAACTTCCGGAACCTGAAAGAACAGACCCAGGTCCATGTGACAGCAGAGAATATCCGCCTGACGCATGGCCGGCCCGGCAGTGAACCGCGCGAAGCAACGCTGCCGACAGCGTTCACCCGTATCAGTCTCGATTACCCGGACCGCAAGCCAAGTGAGCTAAGGCTCGCACATGGCCAGACCGCCTATGTGATCGGCCGTTTCCTCACCCCGCGAGAGCGAAAATCGCTTTTTCGCGCGCTGGAAACAGCCGTCGCCAACGCCCGCGCGGAACGTTACGCATAA
- a CDS encoding YdcH family protein, translating into MSLQGRIEELSNRHQRLDQEISEEQKRPAADEVRLYDLKRKKLKIKEELVNLKPN; encoded by the coding sequence ATGTCACTTCAAGGACGTATCGAGGAACTCTCAAACCGCCACCAACGTCTGGATCAGGAGATTTCCGAGGAACAGAAACGCCCGGCAGCTGATGAGGTCCGTTTGTATGATCTCAAGCGCAAGAAACTGAAAATTAAAGAGGAACTGGTCAACCTGAAACCGAACTAG
- the purE gene encoding 5-(carboxyamino)imidazole ribonucleotide mutase encodes MSDPKPVVGVIMGSQSDWPVMKLACEMLEQLGVAHEARIVSAHRTPDRLTDYAKTAKSRGLKVIIAGAGGAAHLPGMTAAMTPLPVLGVPVQSRALNGQDSLLSIVQMPKGVPVGTLAIGEAGAVNAGIMAASIIALNDPSVADKLDAFRFSQTSSVAEVPEG; translated from the coding sequence ATGAGCGACCCAAAACCCGTTGTTGGTGTGATCATGGGCAGCCAGTCCGACTGGCCGGTCATGAAGCTTGCCTGCGAGATGCTCGAACAGCTCGGCGTCGCGCATGAAGCACGCATCGTCTCAGCCCACCGCACCCCTGACCGCCTGACCGATTATGCCAAGACCGCCAAGTCTCGCGGCCTGAAGGTTATTATTGCTGGCGCGGGCGGCGCGGCGCACCTGCCTGGCATGACCGCTGCGATGACCCCGCTTCCCGTCCTCGGTGTGCCGGTTCAGTCGCGCGCGCTGAACGGTCAGGACAGCCTGCTCTCCATCGTCCAGATGCCGAAAGGCGTACCTGTCGGCACGCTCGCCATCGGCGAAGCTGGCGCGGTCAATGCCGGCATCATGGCCGCCTCGATCATCGCGCTGAATGACCCATCGGTCGCAGACAAGCTCGATGCGTTCCGCTTCAGCCAGACAAGCAGCGTGGCCGAGGTCCCAGAAGGATGA